Proteins from one Dysgonomonas sp. HDW5A genomic window:
- the truA gene encoding tRNA pseudouridine(38-40) synthase TruA, with amino-acid sequence MNRYFMYLAYNGANYCGWQIQPNGLSIQEVLEKSLATLLRVPTPIVGAGRTDAGVHARQMMAHFDADVQDIALLTNKLNRILPNDIVIYKIVRVKEDAHARFDATSRLYRYYLTTQKDPFMYPYKYKVHGNIDVEMMNKCSQVLFEYIDFTSFSKLHTDVKTNDCKITLAQWKQEGQDYIFTIQANRFLRNMVRAIVGTLLEAGRGKLDEAGMRRIIEAKDRNVAGFSVPGNALFLEEIDYPDHIFVMD; translated from the coding sequence AACCTAATGGGCTTTCCATACAGGAAGTGTTAGAAAAATCATTGGCTACATTGTTGCGTGTACCTACACCTATTGTTGGTGCAGGGCGTACGGATGCCGGAGTACATGCCCGCCAAATGATGGCTCACTTTGACGCTGATGTGCAGGATATTGCATTGCTTACAAATAAATTGAACCGAATCCTACCTAACGATATAGTTATATATAAAATAGTACGCGTAAAAGAAGATGCTCATGCTCGGTTTGATGCCACTTCCCGTTTGTACAGATATTATCTGACCACTCAAAAAGACCCGTTTATGTACCCTTATAAATATAAGGTGCATGGGAATATAGATGTTGAGATGATGAATAAGTGTAGTCAGGTTTTGTTTGAATACATCGATTTTACCAGTTTTAGTAAATTGCATACCGATGTTAAAACGAATGATTGTAAAATAACACTTGCCCAATGGAAACAGGAAGGACAGGATTATATATTTACAATACAAGCAAACCGTTTTTTGCGGAATATGGTTCGTGCTATTGTTGGAACACTCCTTGAAGCAGGGAGAGGAAAACTTGATGAGGCAGGTATGAGACGAATTATAGAGGCTAAAGATAGAAATGTAGCCGGATTTTCTGTTCCCGGAAATGCGTTGTTTTTAGAAGAAATAGATTACCCCGATCACATTTTTGTGATGGATTAA
- the nhaA gene encoding Na+/H+ antiporter NhaA produces the protein MCNKLLKKIINDEKSGGIVLIFCTIVSLIIANSAFREGYLHFWHTSLAGLSLELWINDGLMAIFFLMIGLELKREVFIGEFSRPRNAILPVAAALGGMVVPVAFFLLFNLGLPTQSGLGIPMATDIAFALGVLSLLGKRVPVSLKVFLMALAVVDDLGAILVIAIFYTKDLMLLYLSIALGIFAFLIVLNRLKVYSLIPYFIGGAIMWYFMLLSGVHATISGVLLSMVIPFAGRTDGRSPSFVVMHKLHLPVTFIILPVFALANTAVTISSDWHTLFAEPISLGILSGLLLGKPIGIALACLIVVLAKFSKLPVGVNWYNMVGVGLLGGIGFTMSIFITLLAFDDQQVIDTSKIVILTSSLLAGILGYACLHLTLKKSK, from the coding sequence ATGTGTAATAAACTATTGAAAAAGATTATTAACGATGAGAAATCAGGCGGAATTGTGCTGATTTTTTGTACAATAGTTTCTCTAATTATTGCAAATTCGGCATTTAGGGAGGGATACCTTCATTTTTGGCATACTTCGTTGGCAGGGTTAAGCCTCGAATTATGGATCAATGATGGTTTGATGGCGATCTTTTTCCTTATGATTGGTTTGGAGCTAAAGAGAGAGGTGTTTATCGGCGAATTTTCTCGTCCGCGTAATGCCATATTACCCGTCGCAGCAGCACTAGGAGGAATGGTTGTTCCCGTCGCATTTTTTCTTTTATTCAACCTTGGTTTGCCAACCCAATCGGGTTTAGGAATTCCTATGGCTACGGATATTGCTTTTGCATTAGGCGTTTTATCGCTCTTGGGAAAACGAGTGCCGGTGTCGTTAAAAGTTTTTCTTATGGCTTTGGCTGTAGTCGATGATTTGGGAGCAATCCTTGTTATCGCTATTTTCTATACTAAAGATTTAATGTTGCTCTATTTGTCAATAGCTTTGGGGATATTCGCTTTTCTTATTGTATTGAACAGATTGAAAGTCTATTCGCTAATTCCCTACTTTATAGGAGGTGCGATCATGTGGTATTTCATGTTATTATCGGGGGTGCATGCTACTATCTCAGGGGTATTGTTGTCAATGGTTATTCCCTTTGCCGGAAGAACCGATGGTCGGTCTCCCTCTTTTGTGGTTATGCATAAATTGCATCTGCCTGTGACTTTTATAATATTGCCAGTATTTGCCTTGGCAAATACTGCTGTTACTATATCTTCCGATTGGCATACTCTTTTTGCAGAGCCTATATCACTGGGTATTCTGAGTGGTCTGTTGTTGGGTAAGCCAATTGGTATCGCATTAGCTTGTCTGATCGTAGTATTGGCGAAATTTTCAAAATTGCCAGTCGGAGTCAATTGGTATAATATGGTTGGAGTCGGATTGCTTGGAGGAATTGGGTTTACCATGTCAATCTTTATTACCTTACTCGCTTTTGATGATCAGCAAGTAATAGATACATCTAAAATTGTAATCCTTACAAGCTCGCTTTTGGCTGGAATTTTGGGTTACGCATGTCTACATTTGACCTTAAAGAAATCGAAATAA
- a CDS encoding EamA family transporter, whose protein sequence is MWLGLAFLSAFFLGCYDINKKMSVHNNAVIPVLFLNTFFCTLFLLPLYLLSRLDSSLVENTIFFVPTVDFEAHLYIILKSLIVLSSWIFGYFAVKHLPLTITGPINATRPVMTLVGALLIFGERLNLYQWIGVLLTIVSFFLLSATGKKEGINFRQNKWIFFIFIAAILGAASGLYDKYLMQRISSTSVQFWYNLYQCIMMFVILIILWYPKRKNTTAFSWKWSIILVSLFLTIADFVYFYALTDPDAMISIVSMVRRSSVVVSFIGGIFFFHEKNLKGKAIDLILIIIGMFFLYLGTK, encoded by the coding sequence ATGTGGTTAGGTTTAGCATTTCTTTCGGCTTTCTTTTTAGGTTGTTATGATATAAATAAAAAAATGTCGGTTCATAATAATGCAGTGATACCTGTATTATTCTTGAATACATTTTTTTGTACGTTATTTTTACTGCCATTATATCTTTTATCCCGATTAGATTCTTCATTGGTTGAGAATACAATCTTCTTTGTTCCGACAGTAGATTTCGAAGCTCATCTTTATATTATACTGAAGTCTCTGATTGTATTATCTTCATGGATATTCGGGTACTTTGCTGTTAAGCATCTACCATTAACGATAACGGGACCTATTAATGCCACTCGCCCTGTAATGACTCTTGTCGGAGCATTACTTATTTTTGGCGAGCGTCTCAATCTTTATCAGTGGATAGGAGTTTTGCTTACTATCGTTTCGTTTTTTCTATTGTCTGCTACGGGGAAAAAAGAAGGTATTAACTTTCGTCAGAATAAATGGATATTTTTCATATTCATTGCAGCTATCCTCGGTGCAGCGAGTGGGCTTTATGATAAATATCTGATGCAGCGAATCAGTTCTACATCGGTTCAGTTTTGGTACAACCTTTACCAATGTATAATGATGTTTGTGATACTTATTATATTATGGTATCCTAAACGTAAGAATACAACAGCCTTTAGCTGGAAGTGGAGTATTATTTTGGTGTCCCTTTTTCTGACGATAGCTGATTTTGTTTACTTCTATGCACTGACCGATCCCGATGCTATGATCTCTATTGTATCTATGGTTAGACGTAGTTCTGTAGTTGTATCATTTATCGGAGGAATATTCTTCTTCCATGAAAAAAACTTAAAAGGTAAAGCGATAGATTTGATCTTAATAATAATAGGAATGTTTTTCCTATATTTGGGAACGAAATAA
- a CDS encoding DUF3256 family protein, translated as MKKIFFILFLLITGLVQAQNISPLVIAMPDDILIGITLDQRKLLIAPENDTTDILVVNAVGDTVKRLGFSEDFISLQTSKVGNLQVKLLPLVNNTQIIGVITTVCGPACDSRINFYTTDWQPLAQSDLFPETSKESFIKNGVDRNSEAFLNAYATLDMTPVKLSFSATDRNVSAVYDIKKYLSKEDYEQLLPFLKEAPVTYTWDKFVYR; from the coding sequence ATGAAAAAAATATTCTTTATACTTTTTTTACTGATTACAGGTTTGGTGCAGGCACAGAATATATCGCCCTTGGTGATTGCTATGCCCGATGATATATTGATCGGAATTACACTTGATCAACGCAAATTATTAATTGCACCTGAAAATGATACGACTGATATTTTAGTAGTAAATGCGGTGGGGGATACAGTGAAGCGACTTGGCTTTTCGGAAGACTTCATATCGTTACAAACATCTAAAGTCGGTAATCTACAAGTTAAGCTTCTGCCGTTAGTGAATAATACTCAAATAATAGGAGTGATAACCACTGTCTGTGGTCCTGCATGTGACAGTCGGATTAATTTCTATACAACAGATTGGCAGCCTTTGGCTCAGTCTGATTTATTTCCGGAGACAAGTAAAGAAAGTTTCATAAAGAATGGAGTTGATCGTAATTCTGAAGCGTTTCTGAACGCCTATGCAACTTTGGATATGACTCCGGTTAAGCTTAGTTTTTCAGCAACGGATAGAAATGTATCAGCAGTTTATGATATAAAGAAATATCTGTCTAAGGAAGATTATGAGCAATTATTACCTTTTCTGAAAGAGGCTCCCGTGACTTATACATGGGATAAATTTGTATATAGATAA
- a CDS encoding GNAT family N-acetyltransferase — MEYEIKHNPDENRFEAISNQEIIGVVNYYKENNIIIVTHTGVKTEYEGQGIAGALTKAILNFITKNNLKINPLCSYTKSYVDRHPEFKNLLHEEYE; from the coding sequence ATGGAATACGAGATAAAACATAATCCGGATGAGAATAGATTTGAAGCCATTTCAAATCAAGAAATTATAGGAGTCGTAAATTATTATAAGGAAAATAATATAATAATTGTGACCCACACCGGAGTTAAAACAGAATATGAAGGTCAAGGTATTGCAGGAGCATTAACAAAGGCGATACTAAACTTTATAACCAAAAACAATCTTAAGATTAATCCGTTATGCTCTTACACAAAAAGCTATGTAGATCGCCATCCTGAATTCAAAAATTTACTTCACGAAGAATATGAATAA
- the trmB gene encoding tRNA (guanosine(46)-N7)-methyltransferase TrmB produces the protein MGKNKLAKFANMEEYPHVFQYPFAVLQEKGFEMKGKWNELFFKNDNPIILELGCGKGEYTVGLAKLYPENNFVGVDIKGARMWSGAKQSLEEGLSNVAFLRTHIELLTNFFEQGEISEIWITFPDPQMNKVNRRMTSTRFMKLYGQLLKPDGVIHLKSDSNFMFTYTSEMVELNNLKVLFKTDDLYHSDLVDDVLTIKTFYEQQWIARGLNIKYIKFEYAHKNEWQEPDVEIEQDSYRSYGRSNSQILTKRAE, from the coding sequence ATGGGAAAGAATAAATTAGCAAAATTTGCTAATATGGAGGAGTATCCCCATGTTTTTCAATACCCTTTTGCTGTATTGCAAGAGAAAGGATTTGAGATGAAAGGGAAATGGAATGAATTGTTTTTTAAAAATGACAATCCGATAATTCTTGAATTAGGATGTGGTAAAGGCGAATATACAGTCGGATTAGCAAAGTTATATCCTGAGAATAACTTTGTCGGGGTTGATATTAAAGGTGCTCGGATGTGGTCGGGGGCAAAGCAATCTTTAGAAGAAGGCTTATCGAATGTAGCTTTTTTGAGAACACATATCGAGTTGTTGACTAATTTTTTTGAGCAGGGTGAAATTTCTGAGATTTGGATAACATTTCCCGATCCTCAGATGAATAAAGTAAATAGAAGAATGACCTCGACCCGCTTTATGAAACTTTATGGTCAACTTCTAAAGCCCGATGGAGTAATTCACCTGAAGTCTGACAGTAATTTTATGTTTACTTACACTTCAGAAATGGTTGAACTGAATAACCTGAAAGTTTTATTCAAGACGGATGACTTGTATCATTCGGATTTGGTGGACGATGTGCTTACAATTAAAACATTTTATGAGCAACAGTGGATTGCTCGAGGGTTAAATATTAAATATATCAAGTTTGAATATGCTCATAAAAACGAGTGGCAAGAACCTGATGTTGAAATAGAACAGGATAGTTATCGGAGTTATGGAAGAAGTAATTCCCAGATATTGACAAAGCGAGCAGAGTAA
- a CDS encoding Mrp/NBP35 family ATP-binding protein → MKIYPKLVLDALRNVRYPGTGKDVVEMGMVSDDIHINGNKVSFSMSFEKPNDPFIKSVVKACETAILTYISPDVDIKGNIEVKTTEVQAPPAPVKLLPEVKNIIAISSGKGGVGKSTVTANLAVALAKQGYKVGVLDADIFGPSMPKMFDVEDVQPMLELVGNKEMIIPVDKYGVKMLSIGFFVKKESAIVWRGAMAGNALKQLITDGNWGELDYFLIDFPPGTSDIHLTLVQTLAITGAVVVSTPQEVALADARKGIDMFTNEKVNVPILGLVENMAWFTPAELPDNKYYIFGKDGAKELAKEMNVPLLGQIPIVQSICEGGDTGSPVALNENSLTGAAFAHLAENFVASVNKRNEEADPTQKVEVHLK, encoded by the coding sequence ATAAAAATATATCCCAAATTGGTTCTTGATGCACTTCGAAACGTGCGTTATCCCGGAACAGGAAAGGATGTCGTGGAGATGGGAATGGTTTCGGACGATATCCATATAAACGGCAACAAGGTCAGTTTCTCCATGTCTTTTGAGAAGCCTAACGATCCTTTTATTAAGTCGGTAGTAAAAGCTTGTGAAACAGCTATTCTAACATACATAAGCCCGGATGTCGATATAAAAGGAAATATTGAGGTTAAAACAACTGAAGTGCAGGCTCCTCCTGCACCTGTAAAGTTGCTGCCCGAAGTAAAAAACATCATTGCGATATCATCAGGTAAGGGGGGAGTCGGTAAAAGTACTGTTACGGCTAATCTGGCAGTGGCTTTGGCTAAGCAAGGATATAAAGTAGGTGTGCTTGATGCCGATATATTTGGTCCTTCTATGCCGAAAATGTTCGACGTGGAAGATGTACAACCTATGCTTGAATTGGTTGGAAATAAAGAAATGATAATTCCTGTGGATAAGTATGGTGTCAAAATGCTATCTATCGGTTTCTTTGTGAAAAAAGAGAGTGCAATTGTTTGGCGTGGAGCTATGGCGGGAAATGCTTTGAAACAACTGATTACTGATGGCAATTGGGGTGAACTGGATTATTTTCTTATTGATTTCCCTCCGGGAACAAGTGATATACATTTGACTTTAGTTCAAACTCTAGCTATTACAGGAGCTGTGGTTGTGAGTACCCCTCAGGAAGTGGCTCTGGCTGACGCCCGTAAAGGTATTGATATGTTTACTAATGAAAAAGTGAATGTGCCGATTCTCGGATTAGTAGAGAATATGGCGTGGTTTACACCTGCTGAGCTTCCCGATAATAAGTATTATATTTTTGGAAAAGATGGTGCTAAAGAGCTGGCAAAGGAAATGAATGTTCCTTTATTGGGGCAAATACCAATTGTTCAAAGTATTTGTGAAGGAGGGGATACAGGTAGTCCTGTGGCTTTAAATGAAAATTCGCTGACAGGTGCAGCTTTTGCTCATTTGGCTGAAAATTTTGTAGCCTCAGTGAATAAGAGGAATGAGGAGGCAGATCCGACTCAAAAGGTTGAGGTACATTTGAAGTAA
- a CDS encoding ComC/BlpC family leader-containing pheromone/bacteriocin — protein sequence MKKTKIKDFKKLEKKDLKKIQGGVKHYVCINGEYFYYEE from the coding sequence ATGAAAAAGACAAAAATCAAAGATTTCAAAAAACTAGAAAAAAAAGATTTAAAAAAGATCCAAGGTGGCGTTAAACATTATGTATGTATCAATGGTGAATATTTTTATTACGAAGAATAA
- a CDS encoding sensor histidine kinase KdpD, which translates to MKYTYMSRLSILAVGLIFLLQALLVYRLYETNVDLLQRELNLVMQSTYDADLNLRLDPSKKSKEPSVEYFGTTPPPGIDTTKATRIDARGLDKKLNKGLVSAMNIAMEEFIGRKYPINLPRIDSVAGVFLKQNKINMKFYSEIIDLKTNEVLETSLQDSNKSSDLLYSKVIFLNVKQTKGLRLVLIDPMWKIYPQMAWMLILSLLLSIFCIYSLYVQKRTLAKQRQLSKLKNDFFSEVSHEFKRPLAVLLQSINSLSNEKIIVNEEKRTRMLNIAEQEIVKMTSKTDMLLSLAQEEEGLFELHRTEFDFAKVVFDLVDNAIDTTPGSPEIDIHNELKNPMIFADKDHIEQVVSNLISNAIKYSRESIDIKIRLYQENNNICISVKDSGLGISRENLDVIFEKYSRVGKTTHAKGHGIGLNYVKRIVEKHGGSIFVDSQLNLGSQFIVKLPLVKNIN; encoded by the coding sequence ATGAAGTATACTTATATGTCGCGATTATCTATACTGGCTGTTGGTCTAATATTTTTATTGCAGGCGTTATTAGTTTATCGCTTGTATGAAACGAATGTTGATCTGCTTCAGCGTGAGTTGAATTTAGTCATGCAATCGACATATGATGCGGATCTGAATCTTCGTTTAGATCCATCAAAAAAATCTAAAGAACCGAGTGTCGAGTATTTTGGTACTACTCCGCCTCCGGGAATTGATACAACAAAAGCTACTCGAATTGATGCAAGAGGCTTGGATAAAAAACTAAACAAAGGACTTGTCTCTGCTATGAATATAGCTATGGAAGAATTTATAGGAAGAAAGTACCCTATCAATTTGCCGAGAATAGATAGTGTGGCGGGAGTTTTTCTGAAGCAGAATAAGATTAACATGAAGTTTTATTCGGAGATTATTGATCTGAAAACTAATGAAGTTTTAGAAACGTCTTTGCAGGATTCCAATAAGTCGTCAGATCTTTTATATTCAAAAGTTATCTTCTTGAATGTAAAGCAAACAAAGGGTCTTCGATTGGTGCTTATTGATCCAATGTGGAAAATATACCCTCAGATGGCATGGATGTTGATACTTTCTTTGCTACTTTCAATTTTCTGTATATATAGTTTGTATGTACAAAAGAGAACTTTAGCGAAACAAAGGCAATTATCTAAGCTGAAAAATGATTTCTTCTCCGAAGTATCTCATGAATTTAAACGACCTTTGGCCGTCTTGCTGCAATCTATTAATTCATTAAGTAATGAAAAGATTATAGTTAATGAGGAAAAAAGGACACGTATGCTGAATATTGCCGAACAAGAAATTGTGAAAATGACTAGTAAAACAGATATGCTGTTAAGCTTGGCTCAAGAGGAAGAAGGACTCTTCGAGCTGCATCGTACGGAATTTGATTTTGCGAAAGTTGTTTTTGATCTAGTCGATAATGCTATTGATACAACACCGGGTTCTCCCGAGATTGATATTCATAATGAATTGAAAAATCCGATGATTTTTGCTGATAAAGATCATATTGAGCAAGTGGTTTCGAATTTGATTAGTAATGCTATAAAATATTCAAGGGAATCTATTGATATAAAAATCAGGTTATATCAGGAGAATAATAATATATGTATATCGGTTAAAGATTCTGGTTTAGGAATTTCACGGGAAAATTTAGATGTTATTTTTGAAAAGTACTCTCGTGTAGGTAAAACGACTCATGCTAAAGGGCATGGCATAGGGTTGAATTATGTAAAACGTATTGTTGAAAAGCATGGTGGCAGTATTTTTGTTGATAGCCAATTAAATTTAGGAAGTCAATTTATTGTAAAATTGCCATTAGTAAAGAACATAAATTGA
- a CDS encoding response regulator transcription factor, producing the protein MANILLVEDDENLAFMLSENLEVEGFGVQHVKRGEYVMEAIDENPIDLILMDVDLAGDMNGFEVAEKVRLSNTSLPIIFTTGKTHFKDVERGLKLRHVDYQKKPYGTKELLARINNLLNRVTESGSKKFVFSGFSFSPIDQVIEYDGQELRVAKTEAAFLRLLCENANGVVTKESIVWLLWGEEDVYQKEHSLNNLTHKIRKYLEGNPYVELVTISKVGYKLMER; encoded by the coding sequence ATGGCAAATATACTATTAGTAGAGGATGATGAGAATTTAGCTTTTATGTTGTCGGAGAATCTGGAAGTTGAGGGATTCGGTGTACAACATGTAAAGAGAGGTGAATATGTAATGGAAGCAATTGACGAAAATCCGATTGATCTTATATTAATGGATGTCGATTTGGCTGGAGATATGAACGGGTTTGAAGTTGCAGAAAAAGTAAGACTATCCAACACTTCTTTACCTATAATATTTACCACAGGAAAAACTCATTTCAAAGATGTTGAGCGAGGGCTTAAGCTAAGGCATGTAGATTATCAAAAGAAACCTTATGGAACAAAGGAGTTATTGGCTCGAATCAATAATCTTTTAAATAGAGTTACAGAGTCAGGCTCCAAGAAGTTTGTATTCTCTGGTTTTTCGTTTAGTCCGATTGATCAGGTAATAGAATATGATGGCCAAGAGCTTAGAGTTGCAAAGACTGAGGCTGCTTTTTTACGCTTGCTTTGCGAAAATGCAAATGGAGTGGTAACCAAAGAAAGTATTGTTTGGCTTTTATGGGGTGAAGAAGATGTATATCAGAAAGAACACTCTTTGAATAATCTGACACATAAGATAAGAAAATATTTGGAAGGAAATCCTTATGTTGAATTAGTTACAATATCTAAAGTGGGTTATAAACTTATGGAAAGATAA
- the ppc gene encoding phosphoenolpyruvate carboxylase, whose amino-acid sequence MSQSNSLMNDNIAMLGKLLGETIKGALGEGTYERVETIRQLSKASHNGDTKAHDKLVETLQNLPDKDFLPVAQAFNQFLNLTNTAEQYDTISQHAMGKDNPVNFARIYNTLQGKGVNDEDIKKAINEISIDLVLTAHPTEINRRSLINNLNEVSECLQQLDHDDIVSYKQEHIMSRLKQLIIQYWFTAEIRKDRPTPNEEAKWGYDVIESSLWEAVPSFLKELNKQMEASIGYTIPVEARPIHFTSWMGGDRDGNPNVTAVVTKDVLLQSRKRAATLFLKDIEVLVKELSMFNCTAEFRVYLGDAEVQEPYRALMKKLRSKLKKTIIYLDEKIEGKHVTINDDIIYYNEQLWEPLIKCYDSLIACGMESIAGDKLLDTLRRVKCFGVTLVKIDIRQESTRHTEALSELTLYLGLGDYAAWSEAEKQAFLIKELSSKRPLIPQQWEPSPETKEVLDTCKVIAETPQGVIPVYVISMARTPSDVLAVHLLLKDTGCPYMLPVAPLFETLNDLNNASDVMQQLLNIGWYRGIIGNKQMVMIGYSDSAKDAGALAAGWAQYSAQEALLKTCNDAGVLLTLFHGRGGTIGRGGGPAKIALFSQPPGSLKGGLRVTEQGEMIRFKLGLPDLAISTLSLYIDAILEANLLPPPAPQEEWRKTMDELSDISCKIYQDLVRKNDDFIPYFYQATPEAELAKLPLGSRPAKRKSTGGVESLRAIPWIFGWSQNRLMLPAWLGAGQALQQVIDNGKMNILETMYQDWPFFNTRISMLEMVYAKADSRIAAYYDQRLVDKNIQYLGAELRDQLAKDTATILNIAHDNSLMENLPLIASNIAMRNIYTVPLNLLQVELLQRVRSNEVHPQELEQALMVTISGIAAGMRNTG is encoded by the coding sequence ATGAGTCAATCAAATTCTTTGATGAACGACAACATAGCAATGCTCGGAAAACTACTTGGTGAAACCATCAAGGGAGCATTGGGTGAAGGCACCTATGAACGCGTCGAAACAATTCGCCAATTATCAAAAGCTTCTCATAACGGAGATACAAAGGCACATGATAAGTTGGTAGAAACTCTTCAGAATCTGCCCGACAAAGATTTTTTACCGGTTGCGCAAGCATTTAATCAGTTTCTGAATCTGACTAATACTGCGGAACAATACGACACTATTTCTCAGCATGCAATGGGAAAAGATAATCCGGTGAACTTCGCCCGTATCTACAATACATTACAAGGCAAAGGAGTAAATGATGAAGACATAAAAAAAGCGATCAATGAAATATCCATTGACCTGGTTTTGACTGCTCACCCGACAGAGATAAATCGCCGATCTTTAATTAACAACCTTAATGAAGTAAGCGAGTGCCTTCAGCAATTAGATCACGATGATATCGTAAGCTATAAACAAGAACATATAATGAGTCGTTTGAAACAACTTATTATTCAATACTGGTTTACTGCTGAGATACGCAAAGACAGGCCAACACCCAACGAAGAGGCTAAATGGGGTTACGATGTTATCGAAAGTAGCCTTTGGGAAGCTGTACCCTCTTTTCTGAAAGAATTAAATAAACAAATGGAAGCCTCTATAGGATACACAATCCCGGTAGAAGCTCGCCCAATACATTTCACCTCTTGGATGGGTGGTGACCGCGATGGTAACCCCAATGTTACTGCTGTAGTTACTAAAGATGTACTTCTACAAAGCCGCAAACGTGCAGCAACTCTTTTCTTAAAAGATATAGAAGTATTGGTTAAAGAACTATCTATGTTTAATTGTACTGCTGAATTCAGAGTATATTTGGGCGATGCCGAAGTACAGGAACCATATAGAGCTTTAATGAAAAAGCTTCGTTCGAAACTCAAAAAGACCATTATATATCTGGATGAGAAAATCGAAGGAAAACACGTAACAATAAATGATGACATCATTTATTACAACGAGCAATTGTGGGAACCTCTAATCAAATGCTACGATTCTCTTATTGCTTGCGGTATGGAAAGTATTGCAGGCGATAAATTATTGGATACCCTACGTCGTGTAAAATGTTTTGGAGTTACCCTTGTTAAGATTGATATACGTCAGGAAAGTACCAGACATACAGAAGCATTATCGGAATTAACCCTTTATCTGGGGTTAGGCGATTATGCTGCATGGTCTGAAGCAGAGAAGCAAGCCTTCCTTATAAAAGAATTATCCTCTAAAAGACCATTGATTCCTCAACAGTGGGAACCTAGTCCCGAAACAAAAGAGGTGCTGGACACTTGTAAAGTTATTGCAGAAACTCCACAAGGTGTAATTCCCGTGTATGTTATCTCAATGGCTCGCACCCCTTCTGATGTTCTGGCAGTTCACCTGTTATTAAAAGACACAGGATGTCCTTATATGCTACCTGTAGCTCCATTATTTGAAACTCTTAATGACCTCAACAATGCTTCTGATGTTATGCAACAATTGCTGAATATCGGTTGGTATAGAGGCATCATCGGCAACAAACAAATGGTTATGATTGGATATTCAGATTCGGCTAAAGATGCAGGTGCATTGGCAGCAGGATGGGCACAATACAGTGCACAGGAAGCACTACTCAAAACATGTAATGATGCAGGAGTTTTACTTACCTTGTTTCATGGTAGAGGCGGAACAATCGGTAGAGGCGGAGGTCCTGCTAAAATAGCATTATTCTCTCAGCCTCCGGGATCTTTAAAAGGTGGACTTCGTGTTACCGAACAAGGAGAAATGATTCGTTTCAAATTAGGATTACCCGATCTGGCAATTTCAACATTGTCTCTTTATATAGATGCCATTTTGGAAGCAAACTTATTGCCTCCTCCTGCACCTCAAGAGGAATGGAGAAAAACGATGGACGAGTTGTCGGATATTTCATGCAAAATATACCAAGACCTTGTTAGAAAAAATGATGATTTCATCCCTTATTTCTATCAGGCAACGCCCGAAGCAGAGTTGGCAAAATTACCTTTAGGTTCACGTCCTGCAAAACGTAAGTCAACAGGAGGTGTGGAAAGCCTACGTGCCATTCCCTGGATTTTCGGTTGGTCACAAAACAGACTTATGCTTCCGGCATGGTTGGGAGCGGGGCAAGCTTTACAGCAAGTTATTGATAATGGCAAAATGAATATACTGGAAACCATGTATCAGGACTGGCCTTTCTTTAATACTCGCATTAGTATGCTCGAGATGGTTTACGCAAAAGCAGACAGCCGTATTGCAGCTTATTATGACCAACGATTAGTTGATAAAAATATTCAGTATTTGGGAGCGGAACTACGCGACCAGCTGGCAAAAGACACTGCTACCATATTAAATATTGCTCATGATAATTCATTGATGGAAAACTTACCTCTTATTGCTAGTAATATTGCTATGAGAAATATTTACACAGTTCCATTGAACCTTCTTCAAGTTGAATTACTTCAACGCGTAAGGAGTAACGAGGTACATCCTCAAGAATTAGAGCAAGCATTAATGGTTACTATTTCGGGAATTGCTGCCGGAATGAGAAATACCGGATGA